The sequence GGCTGCCAGATCTATCATCCGTAATTATTTCCTACTAAATGGTACACTGTTCGACACTAAGCGGCTCCATCCCTTTGTAACGGTAAGCCCCCATATTTATTCATATTGGGATAGCGTGTTTGACGTCAGTCTCAAGGTCTGCTGGTATTTGGCCGCTGTAGTTCTAGTCCAGCTCTGTAAAAGACATATAACTACGGGGGACCGTGGAGGAGAAGCTACGGTTTGGGGCGAAATTGAAACACTGAAACTTGCGATGTTGGAGTTTGGAAATATCTCTCCGATTGGATGTAAGTGGCCACACATAGTACACAAACATGATGCTAACCGAATATATGCAGTACGACAAGAAAAGCTCCTTCAAGAAACAATTGGTCAGTCGTTGAATCTTTGCTCGCAAACGTCTTTATTGACTTGCCTTCTAGACGATGTGATTCAAAAACCTGTACTACCAGCCAATTTTGGGCTCGATATTCCCATGTACACATACCCACTACAGGATTTGGCGGTTTCGCTTTCTGAACATGGCTCCCCTGAAGGTTCGAATTCGTTCTCCACTACTGGCTATCTTTGAGGTGTTTCTATTGCGTCTATTTATTATTATCTCCGTCTATCTGTCCGTCTCTGGGGCGTCATGGGCATCAAGCATATGGACTCGGCATCTATTTATTTATGTCATGCTTTTACTATTTATTTGTTACTCGCGACGATGCTCATCGCCTTCAACTTGTATTTTGTTCAACATGCACTCTAGTATTATTATGATCATCCTGATACGACTCAAGTTCACCGAGTGGCCCGGGCCCCGGAAAGCACGCGTCCACGTGCCAAAACGAGGTATCAGTACAAGCGCCCACTGTTCTGGTATACCACCATATGGCAAAAATCGAAGTAGAGCCAGAATCCGACCATGATGATTATACAGTTGAAGATAAATTCGGAATACCTCTTTCTCGACCTTCAGAATTAGGAGAGATACCACACGATGAACAAATGCGGCTGATAAACGAGACAGGGATATTGGGCCGGTTGCCAGCCAAAGATGAGGAGAAGCTTTCGCCTTTAGTTGATAGTATACGTGAGTTATTGTCTATTACTGAATATGTGCCCTTGAACAAGCTATTATTTTTGCTCTAGTTGATACCACTATCATGGCTATACCACTCGGTACGCTCTATATCGTACTTGATCTGTGTGTTTCTTGTTCCATGTCATTGCCTTCTCAAGTTACTCACTAGAGAATATAGTTTGGTCCAGCAACAATACGCCCAACAACCGACTATCAAAGAGGAGGTTGGAAGAGTTGTGACAAACGTCCCTAGTGAGTTTATCTGTTCGGTCTAACACCCGTCGTCGCTAACACAACACAGTCCTTTTCATTCTGATCTATTACAGTACGCGTCGGAATTGCAGGAGCATTGGTGTATTCTAACCAGGAACTCAGCGAATAAGTACAAGGCGACTCCGTTGGCTCAGCTCATGTTGTTCTTGACGGCAATACTAGCGGGGCCACGTATGATTTGGTTGGTGAATAAAGGTTCTTGGCTACACGTCACTCGTCAGGTAAAGTGGGGTTTATCCTTCTGTTCCATCTCTGACTTTCTTGTACCAGGCGCCTCCTTTAGGCACAATTTGGATTTATACAATTATCCAGCTCAATCTTATGCCGGCTGTAGCCAGTCTCGCTATAGTTTTTGGTCTAGCCAAATTTATGAACTGGAAACTAGTGTTTTGACGGGTTTCTTTGTTTTCCTAAAACGATATGCGCTCATCAAGGTGCCCACCGAGCTCAAGAACACACCTCGAGTCGCGGCGTATGAATGAGCGCAGAGCAAATACTTGGGCATTCACATCCGTGTTCTGGGTGATTCGTTTACATACATGACGATAGGGTTTGGGCTCTATATTCAACTCACAACACTCGTCGCATTTTTCACCAAGTAACACAATTTTCTGCATCTACGATACTTGTAATTTATGTACTTTGAGCCAATAATCGGAGTATGGCCTGTTACTCCCAATACGTGACGTAAGCTGACGCCTCCGGATACATCCGCGTGATTTTGCTCTCCTCCTCATCGACCCCACAGGCGTCATTTCTTATTCCTCAGTCTAACAACATGGCAGTCACATCCAACGAATACTCTCGTGCAATATTTGTCAAACGAAAGCGTGTTGATGAGCCCATGGATGCATTAAGTCGGTGAAATGTTGTGGGCGGTGTGCTCCAAGCACTCACTAGGCCATCCTGTTAGTGATTGATCTGCCTTCCCAAACCAAGCGCTATCGAGGGGCAGGAGAGGGACAGGGTGTGTTCGCACTTGCAGAGACAATGACAGAAGATCCTTCCCTATTGGATGACCAAAAGGCCAAGGACCTACATGTACGTGTTTCCCCTTGGCTCTCCGGACTTAAACACCGCATTTCGACTGAACAATAAACCTTGGGAAGAAACGACTGGCGATGATCAATCAAGAGCCTAGAGCGTCACCCAAGGTATCGTCTCCGGTCGCGATGGTTATGTCTCCTCCTGGCGCGCCCAGATCGGCGCCTCCTCCTACCCGCGAATATAAAGTATTAAGAACTACTCGGGCCCCTTCCTCCGCTGTCACCTCTAATGTTGCTCAGTCATCATCACTGCCGACCGGGGCTGCCACTGCCCGAGCTCCGGTACCTATCCCTATCCCCGGACAACCATtaccctccacctccacttcgACGGTTACGGACCAAACCGAACCTCCAGAACCAAAGTTTGTTCTTTATGAGGCTGTACTCGCGGGCCCATCAATTGTAGAGCAGCCGGAAGAACCCGCGCCCGAGATGCAAGAGTTCCAGGATCTTTTGCAAGAGTATTTGCGAGGTGAGACCCCACAGTTCAGGGACATTCTAGGGGCAAACTAAGCTTGGTCTGGCTAGTCAACGAGATTTCGTTGGATGCACCCCCTCCCAGAAAACCCGTGACGAGCAACTCAGCCACTGCATCAAAGAAGCCAGttgatgaggatgaggatgaagtTTACGTTTGGGATGTGTTCTATCAGCGTCAGAACTTGAGCGGAGACCTAAGTATTTGGGATGGATTGGCCAACGTCGGGACTTTGTATGCCGTACTCAACTCCCTTTGCCCCAACCAGTACTGACTCGCCTCCGAATAGATCAGGACTGCCGCCCACCGAGGGGGATATTCTCGCCGATGAAGAAGAGAGTGACTCGGTCAAAGACGAGGCTGATGAAGATTCGAATGGTTTGTTTACTAGCCCATCTGATTGAGCGTCCAATAATTTTATTCATTTATAGAGGAGGACTTTTACCGGAACGACTACCCCGACACGGAGAGCGAATCCGATGGTAAGCCGGAATGTCCAATTACGGTCAATCAATTGTATGACTCATCTGCCACGCGTTTAGTCTATGAAAGTGACGGCGACCACGAGTGGAGATGATATCACAATCAACTTTGTTCCGTTTTTATCGGCTTCTCGTAGCACCACTGTTAAGTATTAGGTATCGGACACTAACCATCCAATTGCAACGATATTCTGTATGTAATCATGTATCCTCAACGCAAAGCAATATCATGGATCTCGCAAATCGGTCAACCTGCCATTCAGAAACTAGCTCATCGGGTCGTGCGTTTCGTTTACACATGAATGACATGTACAAAATTTTCGAGAGCGTGAGAAAAGGGGTAGGGGATAGGATGGGGACAAAACGGACAAGGGGAACAAAGGTTGGAGGCAAACTGtccaaagaggaagaacggTGAAATGCGTGCTCGATGAATGTACTGTCAAGCGACACACTTAGAATTGAGTATTCTGCTAAACGAGAACGTGGGGAAGGTACGTGAGGGGGCCAAGGGAGAGGGGTGGGGTGGGCCATAAGGGACATTCGGAGAAAAGACATCAAGGGTAGGTAAAGGGATGGGGAAAGGGATGGGAAGAGTGATAATGCTTGAACGAAGAACAAATCGGGCGTTTACTCTCCAACTGCCTCACGGCCAACGCGACGCTCCTTCTCGCTTTCGAGTTGGTTATAAAGCAAGAACAGGGCCTTCTCGTTCGCGTCGGGGGTACCAACGATGGTAAACATACGTTCGCCGGTCTCATCATGAGGGGTCTTGGCGATGCTGATTTTGCTACCAGAAAGGCGACGAATTTCGGTAATCTTGGAGCCAGCGCGTCCAATAATACATCCTACCATGTCCGAGGGAATCGAGATATTTTGAGTGCGAAGGGCGGCGGCAGGAGGTGTTTGAGACGGAGGGGGACTGCGAGAGGGAGGAGAGTTGTTGCCAACAACCTGACTGATACCAGATACTGAGCGACGATTGGATGCGCCACTGTATACATTGTCGGCGGCGCTGCTAATGCGACGAGGCGTAGTCGACGTTGAAGGAGCAAATGCGCCCGAGTTACGACGAGCACCAGTGCCTCCCAACGGGTCGGCACCTGTTCCCGGGCCGGGGTGGTACAGTACAGTACCCAATCCGCGCTCCCAATCCTCGAGCAAGCAACGACCGATTTCGGCGATTGCACGTCCGATGCTCTCAGATGAACCTTGAACTTCGACAACGCGCTCGGTTGACTGTGGGAGCATTTCCTTACTTGCTACCATGCGGGCACCCGAGTTATCCTGAATGGCCTTAATCTTGAGACCCCCGCGGCCGATAATGGTACCCATAAGGTTGTGCGAGATAAGGAGACGAAGGGAAGTATGTGTGCTGCtgggaggtggtggaggtgcacCTGGAGACGAGGGGGCGGATTGAAGGAGCTGGGTGATAATTAGAGTGTATGCCTATAATGGGCCGTGTTAGTAACTGAGCAAGTAGGTTGTATTTGTGTTCAAATTAGATTATACGAAATGAAGAATTGCTGGGCGGTGCAGAGAGTACCGGGCCTAGTAGCCGCATGATTGGAATACAAAATTGAGAACGTGAGTACCCACCTTGGCAACATCCTCGACGGTGCCACTGACACTAAGCACACGCTCGTTGACGCCCTGGACGACCTTGCTCACACCAGCCTTGACGCCAGTTTGCTCACGCAAGTCGGCGACATTCTTACCGCCTTTTCCAATAATCACACCGGCTTCCTTGGTAGTGACAAGTGCACGCAAGGTGAGGGTATCCGAGTCCGGGCCGTTGTTCTGTGCAGTACCATCTGCAGGGGAACCGGGGCGGGAGTGGTTGTTTTGGTCCTCCGCAGGGGTTGGAGATGCTGTAGATCGGAATCAGCGGTTGTGTGTATGGTGCATATATTGCTATCTTACCGGAATTATTGGGGGCGGCGGAGGACatggggggagggggaagaGGGTCGTGATCTGGGTGGATGGTGATGGCAGAGGAAGAGTGGCTTTGGGATTAGACTTCCATCCGTGACTTTTTTGTCATGGATATCCACGTGCGGGATTCTACAACGGTCACGGGGCGCTCCTATTTCGCATTGCATACTTGTGGACATCCATACTTATTTGCTAATACGTATTACCCTGGTCTATAATCACACCTAATGTTTCTGGAATTTCCGTACTTCATTTTGTGAATTTTTAACATGTGTGATCATCCATATCAATTCCCCTGATCGAGTCCCTGACGGTGAACTTTACAATCACCAAAATCCAGCGACACGACATGTGGCTGTGCTCCTCCTGCCGCCCCAGACGTTCCTCCAGATCCAAATTGATGTCTATCAGACGAGCAACACACGCCGGGTCATGGTATACTGACAATGGTAGGCAGTAAAAACTGAGTCATACCAGCTTCTGATCGAAGTCTAGCCGCAACCCTTGATTCACAACTCGATGGCTGGCTGGCACTCGTCCAAGATGGTGCGCTAGAAGGTTTCCGTCCACCAGTTACAGGCTGCAAGGCCATTATTGCTCCGTACGGATCACTGATTTTACGTATTGTGCATTGATCTGACATATATCTAGGCACGCCGGATACTCGTATTCTGGGCCTGCTGCGGCATGGGCATATAAGAGTATTGATACTACCGGCATGTGAGTGACCTTGCGACAAGCTCGTGTTAGTCAATATAATACAATCCACAGAAAGCGGGTGTTTATCCTCGGGCCTTCTCATCATGTGTACTTGAGAAGTTGCGCCCTGTCCAAATGCCAGTCATATGAGACTCCAATAGGCCCCTTGCCATTAGATCTGGATAGTGGGTGGAGGAATCTCCGTTATGAACATTGAGAACTGATATGTTTATATAGCCATCGCAAAGCTACGCGAAACTGGCGCTTTTGAAGATATGCCCCTCGGTACCGATGAGGATGAACATAGTATCGAGATGCATTTGCCTTATGTGAGGAAAATCTTTGCAGGGTAGGTGATCCGTGGACGTTATCGCTACTCTATCTCAAACAATAAACCTAGACTCGATATAAAGGTAGTTCCTATACTTGTGGGAGCAGTCGACCAGGACCAAGAGGCAGACTTCGGAGCACTACTAGCCCCATACTTTGCGGAGCCAGACACCATATGCATTGTTTCTAGTGATTTCTGCCACTGGTGAGCACCATCCGCCATACATCTGAAATTTCATCCGGCTAATATGGAATCAAAGGGGCACACGTTTTAGTTATACGTTTTACTacccctcccctcccccgAGTGCTACTCCAACGAAGCTCTCCCGGAGCATCCAACCCAACGAGGACTATCCGATTTACAAGAGCATTACAGCACTCGATAAGCAAGCTATGGATATTCTTACTCTACCAACCGAAGCTCCCGATACCAAGACGGCGGCTCAGACTCATGACGCCTTTGCTAAATACTTGAAGGAGACTAAGAACACGATCTGTGGGAGGCACCCTATTGGAGTATTGCTCGGAGCATTGGCTGAGCTTGAAAGGGGTGATTCACCTAGGGCTAGTGCGGTCAAGTGGGTGCGATACGAACAGAGTAGTGAATGCAGAAAGCTTCAAGACTCAAGCGTAAGTTACGCGAGCGCTTATGTGGTATTTTAAATGGAACTCCCTGAAATGAACGAATTGACGTGAAATGCATAATTTTGTTTCATCAAGAAAGTGAGTGCAAAGTATAGAGCGCATATTCATATGTCAAAGAATCCATCATGATACATGCAAAGTAACGAGTAAAAAAGACAGCAACTGGCAACCAAAACAGACGGTTTTACTCCTCGGAGCGGAGTTTTGCTGCGGGGTTAGTCACCTTGATGCTCAAAGCTTTTGCACTGAATACCAGAATTGAATTGGGTTCTGTTTTGAAAGCATAAATACAATACGTACCGTTCAAGGATGGTAACACGGTTCTTGCTGCTGACACCATGTGCAATCTCTGCCGCGAAGCTCTTGTTGTGCATCAACAAGAGCTCGAGCTCGCGGACGTTGTTAACAAGGAACTTCTTGAGTCCATTAGGAAGAAGGTGGCGAGTCTTCTTGTTCGAGCCGTACCCAATCTGTGTCCCCGACGCCTCTCAGCATGTGGTTAGCGATCGGAGAGCTCCAGAAACGCACCTTGGGCATAGGCAACTGGCCCTTGAACCGCCTGCGCACCCTGTTATCAATACCCTTGGGCTTCCTCCATGCCTCCTTGACCGAGACGTAACGGTCGGATTGGTGGCGCCTATGGATGTGGATTAGTGTGAACGCGCCGGGATGGGGACATAATAACGCACTTGAAGGGCTTGGTGCGCTTCTTGACAATCTTGACGGTCATTTTGGTCTGCAAATAATAATAAAGTCAGCTCTTGTCCCAAAACTCACAGCAATAATTATTGTCCATCCAAGTGCAGAATGCATAATCCAGCCCCAAACTTAGTATGATCACCCAGCCGCATGCAATGCGTAGAAATCATTCATGTCGACTAGAAATGACAAAATGCAAACTCACAGTGTCGGCGGGCCTTGAGGTGTCGGGAACGCCGTATGTTTCGTTGGTATCGTTTGGTGATTCGCAGTGTCCGGATCAACGACGGACTCAAATTTCACTAGCGCTTACACCGTTACAAAACTACTTTTGTAACGCAACAATCACTTCTCCTTGATAGACTACTAGGAGTCTTTCGGATTCGAAGCTGGATACTCTACTATCGATAGATCGATCCTCCCACCTCTCACCATTTGTATTGGATTTTGTATTCAAGTTTGTATTGATATTTGTAGTGCAATTTGTATGCGTGCTCACTAGATGCGTATATAAAGCCTAGAAGAGGACTGGCTTGAACATTCACAACCACTGAACCATCATGTTGATCACCAAGACCCACCACGACATTAAGGCCTCCAATGGTACTATTAGAATCTTTGTCATTTCTCCTGTAATTCAAGGTATAGTCTCTTTCTGGGAGACAAAGTCATTATAATTATTTGATTGATTGTTAGTTTACCCCGAGGCCAAGTTCCCTGGAGTAGTCGTCTTTAGGTATTGCCTATTCACATTACATATGCACTCCTTTTACCTATTCACTCAGCGAGATCTATCAAGTCACGGGTCCCGTCGAACGATTTGCGGGGCAGATCGCAAGTCAGGGTTATGTAGTTGGTATGTTAGCAAGCTTCCCTAGTCTCGTCTGAACTTGCTGAATAACTCTCCTAAAGCTTGTCCATCATCTTATCATGAATTTGTTGGGCCGGAGCCCCTCGCGTACGATACCGAAGGTTTGTTCAATATCAACCCCACATCCACGTGAAGTGTTCAACTGGGTATACAGGTACCGATCTTGGGAACAAGCTCAAAGTAGGTTGATCGTCCAGCAAAAGGATGAGGCCTATCAGCTCGAGAATTGATGTGAATAAATTATTTGTAGATCGAAAAAGAAGTGGCCGCTTATGATGAAGATGCGACACTCTCGGTTGACCTCCTCGTCTCACTTCCCAATTGCACGGGCCGGGTTGCCGCTACAGGGATGTGTCTCGGAGGACACCTGGCATTCCGTGTATGCGCATTTCACCTTCACCCGTCCAAAATAGTTAGCTTGAGCGCTCAAATACCTAATCAGGCTGCATTTGATCCCCGGGTCCTCGCCTCCGTGTGCTTCTTTGCGACTGATGTTCACTCGAGGACGCTCGGCAAAGGCAAGAACGACGACTCACTGGCTAGAGTAGAGAGAGGTGATCTTAGTGACGGCCGCACGGAACTTGTTATGATTTTCGGCAAGCAGGTATGCCCCATACCTAGAACTACGGGGACAAAAATGTCACTGTCTAATTAATTATCATGCGGGATCTTTGAATAGGATACGCACGTCCCACGTGCCGGTCGTGATCTCATCCGCAAGACCCTAGAAGATTCAAACGTTATCTTTAGCGTAAGTCGATAGATGCCGCATATATTCTACTACCTTTATCCATTCGTGACGTAGTTGTTGGAAGTACAAGCTCAGCATGCCTTCATTCGAGATGAACACTCCAAGGGCCGTTGGGACGCGGCTTTGACCAAGTCGTGCTTTAACTTTATGATGGAAGGTGCGTTACAATTTACGTGGTAGAAGGGAAGTTACTAAACTCAGTATCCTAGTATTCGACCGTACTGTAGCCCGCGATTTGGGTAAACATGTCCCTGTGTCCGGAGAAATCAAGCATGTTTGTTAGCGGTCTGAAGCTTCCACGCTAAGATACGGTCTGCTTTGTTTGTAGAACAAATAACTCAAAATGAATTGATGGTTGTTACGAGCACAGGCCGAAGGGATTTGATTCCCTATTTTGAGTCTTTTTCCGCGAGCATCGGACCGACATCCCAAACATCGGGGCCCAATGCTCTGCCAACTTTTAGACTCATCTAGTAGCCGATTTGGCTCGAGTCTCAGTATACCAATGGTCATGCGCCCAGTATTTGAGTTTCCTATTCGCATTTTAATTAGTAATGGCGTACCGCAAGCCGAGCTGACCAAATCAATTTAATTTTGTCGAACATTTGGGTGTATGTATGTGTCTTGAAGGTATCTAGTCCGTGTAAGAGACTCAGGAATCCAATAACCGGAATTAAGCAAGACGTGGATAGGAGAAACTTAATCCACACTGTATAGGCGTTAGTAGAAATGAACAAAACGACCGGGCTGGGCGAGGTACGATGTTCATGGCTGGAATAGAATGGTGAATTCGAAAGCAAGGTCATACATGAGTGACCTATGAAGACTCATCCTTTGAAAACTTGCTTGTCC comes from Rhizoctonia solani chromosome 4, complete sequence and encodes:
- a CDS encoding Transcription factor Iwr1 yields the protein MAVTSNEYSRAIFVKRKRVDEPMDALMIDLPSQTKRYRGAGEGQGVFALAETMTEDPSLLDDQKAKDLHKRLAMINQEPRASPKVSSPVAMVMSPPGAPRSAPPPTREYKVLRTTRAPSSAVTSNVAQSSSLPTGAATARAPVPIPIPGQPLPSTSTSTVTDQTEPPEPKFVLYEAVLAGPSIVEQPEEPAPEMQEFQDLLQEYLRVNEISLDAPPPRKPVTSNSATASKKPVDEDEDEVYVWDVFYQRQNLSGDLSIWDGLANVGTLSGLPPTEGDILADEEESDSVKDEADEDSNEEDFYRNDYPDTESESDVTATTSGDDITINFVPFLSASRSTTVKY
- a CDS encoding cytoplasmic protein, translating into MSSAAPNNSASPTPAEDQNNHSRPGSPADGTAQNNGPDSDTLTLRALVTTKEAGVIIGKGGKNVADLREQTGVKAGVSKVVQGVNERVLSVSGTVEDVAKAYTLIITQLLQSAPSSPGAPPPPPSSTHTSLRLLISHNLMGTIIGRGGLKIKAIQDNSGARMVASKEMLPQSTERVVEVQGSSESIGRAIAEIGRCLLEDWERGLGTVLYHPGPGTGADPLGGTGARRNSGAFAPSTSTTPRRISSAADNVYSGASNRRSVSGISQVVGNNSPPSRSPPPSQTPPAAALRTQNISIPSDMVGCIIGRAGSKITEIRRLSGSKISIAKTPHDETGERMFTIVGTPDANEKALFLLYNQLESEKERRVGREAVGE
- a CDS encoding AmmeMemoRadiSam system protein B, with protein sequence MSIRRATHAGSWYTDNAATLDSQLDGWLALVQDGALEGFRPPVTGCKAIIAPHAGYSYSGPAAAWAYKSIDTTGIKRVFILGPSHHVYLRSCALSKCQSYETPIGPLPLDLDTIAKLRETGAFEDMPLGTDEDEHSIEMHLPYVRKIFAGLDIKVVPILVGAVDQDQEADFGALLAPYFAEPDTICIVSSDFCHWGTRFSYTFYYPSPPPSATPTKLSRSIQPNEDYPIYKSITALDKQAMDILTLPTEAPDTKTAAQTHDAFAKYLKETKNTICGRHPIGVLLGALAELERGDSPRASAVKWVRYEQSSECRKLQDSSVSYASAYVVF
- a CDS encoding ribosomal protein L32; this encodes MHSALGWTIIIATKMTVKIVKKRTKPFKRHQSDRYVSVKEAWRKPKGIDNRVRRRFKGQLPMPKIGYGSNKKTRHLLPNGLKKFLVNNVRELELLLMHNKSFAAEIAHGVSSKNRVTILERAKALSIKVTNPAAKLRSEE
- a CDS encoding dienelactone hydrolase family protein — encoded protein: MLITKTHHDIKASNGTIRIFVISPVIQVYPEAKFPGVVVFSEIYQVTGPVERFAGQIASQGYVVACPSSYHEFVGPEPLAYDTEGTDLGNKLKIEKEVAAYDEDATLSVDLLVSLPNCTGRVAATGMCLGGHLAFRAAFDPRVLASVCFFATDVHSRTLGKGKNDDSLARVERGDLSDGRTELVMIFGKQDTHVPRAGRDLIRKTLEDSNVIFSLLEVQAQHAFIRDEHSKGRWDAALTKSCFNFMMEVFDRTVARDLGKHVPVSGEIKHVC